The Acinetobacter sp. GSS19 genome includes a region encoding these proteins:
- the pstC gene encoding phosphate ABC transporter permease subunit PstC: MNLLLIGVLLALVAIAYQIGLRKSRTLAGQGNNSASLHSRPGYYGALVALWCGIPAFLILIVWGLAEPTILRHLVLTNLPAAVAAGMDQAAVEVLMDRVQSIASGFGVSDQPAAYEVAAAQQLAKMQSISAYAKLAVIISVALAGLVWAKKHVSQQYRARNQVERVINVALALCSGVAILTTVGIVMSMFGEAMHFFRFVSPVDFFFGTEWNPGFSTSGNAEGSYGLLPLLWGTLMVSGIALLVAVPIGLMIAIYLAEYASARLRSWAKPTIEVLAGIPTIVYGVFAMMVIGPFFKMLGDSVGLEINATSALTAGFVMGIMIIPFVSSLSDDIITQVPRALRDGSLGLGATKSETIRQVVLPAALPGITGAFLLAVSRAVGETMIVVLAAGNSPLLHANPFEAVSTVTVTIVKQLTGDTDFSSPQALVAFALGLTLFVITLGLNIIALYIVRKYREQYE; the protein is encoded by the coding sequence ATGAATCTGCTACTAATTGGCGTATTATTGGCTCTTGTAGCCATTGCGTATCAGATTGGGCTTCGTAAGAGCCGTACTCTAGCAGGTCAGGGAAATAACTCGGCTTCTTTGCATTCACGTCCTGGTTACTATGGGGCATTGGTTGCATTGTGGTGTGGCATCCCTGCTTTTTTAATTTTGATTGTTTGGGGTCTTGCTGAACCGACCATTCTTCGTCACCTGGTTCTAACCAATCTGCCTGCAGCTGTTGCAGCAGGGATGGATCAGGCAGCAGTTGAAGTGCTTATGGATCGCGTACAGTCGATTGCATCAGGATTTGGTGTAAGTGATCAACCTGCCGCTTATGAAGTTGCTGCAGCACAACAACTGGCGAAAATGCAAAGTATCAGTGCATACGCTAAATTAGCTGTCATTATTAGTGTTGCCTTGGCTGGTTTGGTCTGGGCGAAAAAACATGTGAGCCAGCAATATCGTGCACGTAACCAGGTGGAACGTGTCATTAATGTTGCCTTGGCTTTGTGTTCAGGCGTTGCCATCTTGACCACCGTGGGCATTGTGATGTCAATGTTCGGTGAAGCAATGCATTTCTTCCGCTTTGTCAGCCCTGTTGATTTCTTCTTTGGAACTGAATGGAACCCGGGTTTCAGTACTTCAGGTAATGCCGAAGGAAGCTACGGTTTACTTCCACTGTTGTGGGGTACATTGATGGTGAGCGGGATCGCCTTACTGGTGGCGGTACCGATCGGTTTGATGATCGCGATTTATCTTGCAGAATACGCTTCTGCGCGTTTGCGTTCTTGGGCTAAACCAACCATTGAAGTGCTTGCAGGTATTCCAACGATTGTATATGGCGTATTCGCCATGATGGTCATTGGCCCATTCTTTAAAATGCTCGGTGATAGTGTCGGTCTGGAAATCAATGCAACAAGTGCACTGACCGCTGGTTTCGTAATGGGCATCATGATTATCCCATTCGTTTCATCTTTATCAGATGACATTATTACTCAGGTACCTCGTGCACTCCGTGATGGTTCTTTGGGACTCGGCGCAACCAAATCGGAAACGATTCGTCAGGTGGTTTTACCTGCTGCCTTACCAGGGATTACTGGTGCGTTCCTGCTTGCTGTATCTCGTGCAGTGGGTGAAACCATGATCGTGGTTCTTGCTGCGGGTAACAGTCCATTACTGCATGCAAACCCATTTGAAGCCGTTTCAACCGTGACTGTAACCATTGTGAAACAGCTAACAGGTGATACTGACTTCTCTAGTCCACAAGCATTGGTGGCATTTGCATTGGGTCTTACGTTATTCGTGATTACCCTAGGTTTGAACATCATCGCACTTTACATCGTGCGTAAATACCGCGAGCAATACGAATGA
- a CDS encoding substrate-binding domain-containing protein, whose amino-acid sequence MRFSPRQIAIALAVSGATIATAANAARDTIQIAGSSTVLPYASIVAEEFGNTFPQFKTPVVGSGGSSAGLKQFCQGVGDNTIDVANASRKIKDTELAACKKAGVTKVHEIKIGYDGIVFASNSHKAAFKLKPYHVFAALSAQLPSKGKLVANPYTRWNQIDKSLPNEPITLVIPASNHGTREVFQEKMVEAGCEAYEYFKNLDKDAQKKACSTFRKDGRVIEIAGDYTETLARLKTSPSAVGVFGLGFYDQNRDKLRVATVNNVVPSEATILSGKYPVSRPLYFYVKGDHLKSIKGLPQYVEYFLNKKVSGKGSKLDRAGLISMSDAERAKVLAAFKAGKTVN is encoded by the coding sequence ATGCGCTTCAGCCCACGTCAAATCGCAATCGCTTTAGCTGTATCAGGTGCCACTATTGCTACTGCAGCTAACGCAGCACGTGACACTATCCAGATCGCTGGTTCATCAACTGTACTTCCATACGCAAGTATCGTTGCTGAAGAATTCGGTAATACTTTCCCACAATTCAAAACACCAGTTGTTGGTTCTGGTGGTTCTTCAGCTGGTTTAAAACAGTTCTGTCAAGGTGTTGGTGACAATACTATCGACGTTGCGAACGCTTCTCGTAAAATTAAAGATACAGAATTAGCTGCTTGTAAAAAAGCCGGTGTAACTAAAGTACACGAAATCAAAATCGGTTATGACGGTATTGTATTTGCTTCAAACTCGCATAAAGCTGCTTTTAAATTGAAGCCATACCATGTATTTGCTGCATTATCTGCGCAATTGCCATCTAAAGGTAAATTGGTTGCTAACCCATATACGCGTTGGAACCAGATTGATAAATCACTTCCAAACGAACCAATCACTTTGGTAATCCCAGCATCTAACCACGGTACACGTGAAGTGTTCCAAGAGAAAATGGTTGAAGCAGGTTGTGAAGCGTACGAATACTTCAAAAACCTAGACAAAGATGCACAGAAAAAAGCATGTTCTACTTTCCGTAAAGACGGTCGCGTAATTGAAATCGCGGGTGACTATACTGAAACTCTAGCACGTTTGAAAACTTCTCCAAGCGCTGTAGGTGTATTCGGTCTAGGCTTCTATGATCAAAACCGTGACAAATTGCGTGTTGCAACTGTAAACAACGTTGTACCAAGCGAAGCAACGATACTTTCAGGTAAGTACCCTGTATCTCGTCCACTTTACTTCTATGTAAAAGGCGACCACTTGAAATCAATCAAAGGTTTACCACAATACGTAGAATACTTCCTGAACAAGAAAGTATCTGGTAAAGGTTCTAAATTGGATCGCGCTGGCTTGATCTCAATGAGCGATGCAGAACGTGCAAAAGTTCTTGCAGCGTTCAAAGCAGGTAAAACTGTAAACTAA
- a CDS encoding pyridoxal phosphate-dependent decarboxylase family protein has translation MVDFAEHRKALLCNDAQSIADYESAMAEATHAVAAWLQNDKMYTGGSIKELRKAIAFHPSREGLGVHKALERMVELFLNKSLKVHHPHSLAHLHCPTMVTSQIAEVLINATNQSMDSWDQSPAGSLMEVQLIDWLRQKVGYGSGQAGVFTSGGTQSNLMGVLLARDACISKNWKDENGNPWSVQRDGIPAEAMRNVKVICSENAHFSVQKNMAMMGMGFQSVVTVPVNENAQMDVDALEKTMAHLQAEGKIVACVVATAGTTDAGAIDPLKQIREITNKYGAWMHIDAAWGGALILSNEYRGMLDGIELSDSITLDFHKHYFQTISCGAFLLKDEANYRFMHYEAEYLNSAYDEEHGVPNLVSKSLQTTRRFDALKLWMTVEALGEELYGSMIDHGVKLTREVADYIKQTQGLELLVEPQFASVLFRVVPEGYPAEFLDTLNQNVADELFARGEANIGVTKVGQVQSLKMTTLSPVATLDNVKALLTQVLAEADRIKDAIATGTYVPPID, from the coding sequence ATGGTTGATTTTGCAGAACATCGTAAAGCGTTACTCTGCAATGATGCGCAGTCTATTGCTGACTATGAGTCAGCAATGGCTGAAGCAACGCACGCAGTTGCAGCATGGTTGCAAAACGACAAAATGTATACGGGTGGTAGCATCAAGGAATTGCGTAAAGCAATTGCTTTCCACCCGTCAAGAGAAGGTTTAGGTGTCCATAAAGCGCTTGAACGTATGGTTGAGCTTTTCCTGAATAAAAGCTTGAAAGTTCACCATCCTCACTCATTGGCTCATTTGCACTGCCCAACCATGGTGACCAGCCAGATTGCAGAAGTGTTGATCAATGCCACGAACCAGTCGATGGACTCTTGGGATCAAAGTCCTGCAGGTTCATTGATGGAAGTGCAGCTGATTGACTGGCTCCGCCAAAAAGTTGGTTATGGTTCAGGCCAGGCAGGTGTGTTCACCTCAGGTGGTACTCAATCTAACCTGATGGGTGTGTTACTGGCACGAGATGCATGTATTTCCAAGAACTGGAAAGACGAAAACGGTAACCCATGGTCGGTACAACGTGACGGTATCCCTGCAGAGGCGATGCGTAACGTTAAAGTGATCTGCTCGGAGAACGCACACTTCTCGGTACAAAAGAACATGGCCATGATGGGCATGGGCTTCCAGTCTGTTGTGACTGTACCGGTCAACGAAAATGCTCAAATGGATGTGGATGCCCTGGAAAAAACCATGGCGCATTTACAGGCAGAAGGCAAAATCGTGGCGTGTGTTGTTGCAACTGCGGGGACAACCGATGCCGGTGCGATTGATCCATTGAAGCAGATCCGTGAGATCACCAATAAGTATGGCGCATGGATGCATATCGATGCTGCTTGGGGTGGTGCACTGATCCTGTCTAATGAATACCGTGGCATGCTGGATGGGATCGAATTGTCCGATTCGATTACGCTGGACTTCCACAAGCATTATTTCCAGACGATTTCGTGCGGTGCTTTCTTGCTGAAAGATGAAGCGAACTATCGTTTCATGCACTACGAAGCAGAATATCTGAACTCTGCATACGACGAAGAGCATGGTGTACCAAACTTGGTCTCTAAATCGTTGCAAACGACTCGCCGTTTTGATGCATTGAAACTTTGGATGACCGTTGAAGCCCTGGGTGAAGAGCTCTATGGCTCTATGATTGACCATGGTGTGAAACTGACACGTGAAGTCGCGGATTACATCAAGCAAACTCAAGGCTTGGAGTTGCTGGTTGAGCCGCAATTTGCATCTGTGCTGTTCCGTGTGGTGCCAGAAGGCTATCCTGCTGAGTTCCTTGATACCTTAAACCAGAACGTTGCAGATGAGCTGTTTGCGCGTGGTGAAGCCAATATTGGTGTAACCAAGGTAGGTCAGGTTCAGTCATTGAAAATGACTACCCTCAGCCCGGTGGCGACACTTGACAATGTTAAAGCGTTGTTGACTCAGGTTCTGGCAGAAGCAGACCGTATTAAAGATGCGATTGCAACTGGAACGTATGTGCCGCCAATCGATTAA
- a CDS encoding diaminobutyrate--2-oxoglutarate transaminase: MSVTSVNPATNSTNEYYLTRQSQMESNVRSYPRKLPLAIAQAHGCWVTDVEGTKYLDCLAGAGTLALGHNHPAVIKSIQDTLASGLPLHTLDLTTPLKDAFTEALLSHLPGGKEEYCLQFCGPSGADATEAAIKLAKTYTGRSSVISFSGGYHGMTHGSLAMTGNLSAKNAVNGLMPGVQFMPYPHEYRCPLGLGGEAGVDALTYYFEQFIEDVESGVTKPAAVILEAIQGEGGVVIAPTKWLQKIREVTEKHNIVLILDEVQAGFARSGKMFAFEHAGIEPDVVVMSKAVGGSLPLAVLGIKRKFDAWQPAGHTGTFRGNQLAMGTGLASLQVIKEQNLAQNAQERGDFLQAEMKKLAAEFPCIGHVRGRGLMLGIEIVDERQQPNHIGAYPADAQLAAAIQTACFNNQLLLEKGGRNGTVIRLLCPLIITQDECVEVIARFKKAVAEALKAVRG, encoded by the coding sequence ATGAGCGTTACTTCTGTAAACCCTGCCACCAATTCCACTAACGAATACTACTTGACTCGCCAAAGTCAAATGGAATCGAATGTGCGTAGCTATCCGCGTAAATTACCGCTAGCAATTGCACAAGCACATGGTTGCTGGGTTACTGATGTTGAAGGTACAAAGTACCTTGATTGTTTAGCTGGGGCAGGGACATTGGCTTTAGGTCATAACCATCCTGCGGTGATCAAAAGTATCCAGGATACCCTTGCAAGTGGTCTTCCTTTGCACACTTTGGACTTAACTACTCCATTAAAAGATGCATTTACAGAAGCTTTACTTTCTCACTTGCCAGGTGGTAAAGAAGAATATTGCTTACAGTTCTGTGGACCTTCTGGTGCCGATGCGACTGAAGCTGCGATCAAGCTTGCGAAAACGTATACAGGCCGCAGTTCAGTGATCAGTTTTTCTGGTGGCTACCATGGTATGACCCATGGCTCTTTGGCCATGACAGGTAACCTGAGTGCTAAAAATGCAGTTAATGGCTTGATGCCAGGCGTACAGTTCATGCCATATCCGCATGAATATCGTTGCCCGTTAGGTTTAGGTGGTGAAGCAGGTGTTGACGCTTTAACTTACTACTTTGAACAGTTTATTGAAGATGTAGAAAGCGGTGTGACAAAACCGGCTGCCGTGATTCTTGAAGCAATTCAAGGTGAAGGCGGTGTGGTTATTGCACCAACAAAATGGTTGCAAAAAATCCGTGAAGTGACTGAAAAACACAACATCGTGTTAATTCTAGACGAAGTTCAAGCTGGCTTTGCCCGTTCAGGTAAAATGTTTGCTTTTGAACATGCTGGTATTGAGCCGGATGTTGTGGTGATGTCTAAAGCCGTTGGTGGTAGCTTGCCACTTGCGGTACTCGGTATCAAACGTAAATTTGATGCATGGCAACCTGCAGGTCACACGGGTACTTTCCGTGGTAACCAGTTAGCGATGGGTACAGGTCTAGCTTCACTGCAAGTGATCAAAGAGCAAAACCTTGCACAAAATGCACAAGAACGCGGTGATTTCCTGCAAGCAGAAATGAAAAAACTTGCTGCTGAATTCCCATGTATTGGTCATGTTCGTGGTCGTGGTTTGATGCTTGGTATTGAAATCGTTGATGAACGCCAGCAACCAAATCATATTGGTGCTTATCCTGCGGATGCACAATTGGCTGCTGCGATTCAAACAGCGTGTTTCAACAACCAGTTGTTGCTGGAAAAAGGTGGTCGTAACGGTACAGTGATCCGTCTACTTTGCCCGTTGATCATTACTCAAGACGAATGTGTTGAAGTGATCGCTCGCTTCAAGAAAGCCGTTGCTGAAGCATTGAAAGCGGTACGAGGCTAA